Below is a window of Trichosurus vulpecula isolate mTriVul1 chromosome 4, mTriVul1.pri, whole genome shotgun sequence DNA.
AAGGGCACCTAGGAAGAGCAAATCCAGAAAGAatattcttcctgagttcaaatctggtctcagacatttactagctgtgtgaccctgggcaagtcacttaaccctatttgcctcagtttccttatctgtaaaaggagctggagaaggaaatggcagaccactccactatcctccaggaaaaccccaaatggtgtcacgacTGAAAAACCATCAACAGGAAGTGGTACTTGACCTGAGTGTTGGAAGGATTCTATGAGAtgggggtgaggaaggagtaTATTCTAGTCATGGGGGCCAGCCCATGCAAAGGCAGGAGATCCAAGGTAGAATGTTgtatgtgtgagaaacagaaaattgggtGGTTTAGCTGCTTGGCAGAGTGTGGGAGGGGAGTAATGTCCAGTGGGATTGGAAAGATAGATTAGGGGCggattgtaaaggactttaaaaggtaAACTAATCAGCTCAGTGACCACCCTTGATTCCAGAAAAAGGATGATGAAGTGAGCCACCCACCTTATAACAGAGAGGGAAATGAACTCAAGGTATAAAATTAGATCTATTTTGTGGATGtgatcaatgtgggaatttattttgcttgactgcagAAGTCAAAgttttgttgcaaagattttgcTTATATTCTGTTTTTTTCCATGGGGGTGGTGTGGAAAAGAATATAgatttttgctaattgaaaaaataaaataattgttataaaaaggtaaacaggaccATATATTTTATCCTGCAAGCAGCAGAGATCCGCTATAGTCCACTGAGTAGGAGAATAACaaggtcagatctgcacttaaggaaaatcattgtAGAGCAGTACAGAGGATAGATTGAAAGGGGGAGGAGGCTTGGAGGAGGAATACCAATTAAGAAGCTGTTGcagtaatctaggcaagaggtgataagggcacGAACTGAGATATAAGCTCTGTGAGTAAAAAGAAGCAGTTGGGTGTGAGAAATGTGAAAGTAAAAAAAGGGGGTCAGGGCAAGATTTGGTGATTAATTGGCTCTGGGgtgtgaggaagagtgaggagttgagggtaACACCACGTTTATGAACCTAAAAGGCCAAAAGTGTGATGGTGCCGTATTTCCCATAGAGAAGGTTGTAGGAGGGCTGGGTTTGCTGGGAAAAAATGAGTTCTgatggacatgctgagtttgaggtgtctCTGGGACATCAAGTTTGAAATGTCGGATAGGCAATTGGTGATCAGGGAGGCAAAGAGGATTGAAATTGTAATTTCAGATTGTAAATCTAGGAGTGACGACAACAACATTCACATAGCATGTACTGTTGCGCCAGGCACTTTACagaaattgtctcatttgattaagtgtctaaagctagacttaaactcaggtcttcctgcctctatctGCAGCGCTCAGTTACACCTTCTAGCTGCCTCTGTcttcatggagatgataattaaacacaggcaagctgatgaggtcactgagagggagagtataaagagagaaaagtagGGGACCTAGAACAGAGACTtagggacacctacagttagaggagGATGATAAGGATGATGAGCTAGCAAAGGGGACTGAAGCCTTCAGAGGACAGGAACCCTATCTGTTTAGATTGCATCATAGTGTCACATGGAGTCAAGCAATTGAAAATCATTTGcttacctccccctcctccatttgCATTAagggtttttctttccttccacagGTGGGTACTGATCTCACTGATATCGTGGCCCAGAAAAAGATGAGTATCCGGGAGCTAGGGGGATGCATGGGCCCCATCTGGTCCAGTTACTATGGAGATTGCCGCTGTGTCCTGGTGGGTCAGACTTTAGGGATATGTGTCCTCATTCTGGTTTCATCCTCAGTTCTGTGTGGAGTGGAATTTAGATACTTTGGTGACTCTTGTTTAGGATACAAAGTCTAtgttaaatttttcttcttctagaaaataggatttttttaatgtctcaAAAGGATTAAGAGCTCCATCtgtccatgtgtgtatatatttatgtctgtgtgtgtatgtatgtctttaTATAAGTGTATCAAGAGAGTGAGAGGCTGCATAtcataaagaaaaggaagacttAGGTGGTCCTGCTCCTAAGATAGCAgctctcaaactttttagtctCGGGGtccttttacactcttaaaaattattgaagaacacccctcccccaccacacacacaaaacacaccaaagaacttttgtttattaaaatgtcttagtattttTTACCTCAAGGATCCCCTGAAAGGTTCTTGGGAATCTCCAGGAGTCCCCAGACCATACCTCTCTGTACCCCAAGCAACTctgtaagttacagatgagttgcacATCTTTATAGTAAAAGGAGTTTATGTACTTAAGATTGCtccacacaaatgaaatcataggtcagaactttttcttttagaaaagaaaaaaaaagagtattgtGACCAGAGTAGAATATTTGTCTCTGTTAACCTGGAGTCTGTAAGCTTGGTTTTGTAggggtttttaaaatattttatataatttctttctgttgtaatcctatgtattttatgttgtgtgtttaagaacattattctgagaaggggtccataggcttacCAACCTCACTTAGTGTTCCattacacacaaaaaaggttaaaaactcctgaTGGAAAACATCACCAAACCTTTATCACTGCTTTGTTCAGCCAtctatgcatgtgtatgtttggTGTTCACGTCACAGAATGAAGCCAGCTTGAAGAAGTACTATCTGTGATGTAAACTCAAGGAGCCTTTCCTTGAAACCCAGAGAGTTCTTCAAAGCAAAGAAGCTTCTGGGACCCTTGACCTTTTCTTTGAATCATAACTTTCTGCCTTGAATTATTCCAAGCCCTCATCTGTTTCTCCAGGATTGGCAGAGGACCCATGGTCCTCTGTACTTGGGTATTCTTGACACTAACAGGTTCTCTGTCTTCCCTAGTTCATGATTGATGCTTCTGACCCCACCCAGCTTTCCTTATCCTGTAGTCAGCTCCTGGGCCTCCTTTCTGCAGAACAACTAGCTGATGCATCTGTCCTGATCCTCTTCAATAAGATGTAAGGATGTTTGGGTGAAGAGAGAAGGTTTGAGAAAGTGTGCGGTAGGGTCGGTGTTGTCCATCAGATGCATTATTCTCAGgtgtttgattttgtttgttttggctacAGTGATATGCCCTGTTACATGACCCTAGAGGAGATGAAGTCCCTAATCAGACTCCCAGATATCATTGCTTGTGCCACACAGTGCATCACTACAGCAGAAATCAGTGCCCGGGATGGCACTGGTCTGGCAGCTGTCCTGCGCTGGCTCCAAGACACCCACAAAGCCAACAGCTGATTGAAGGATGAAGAAATATAGGTGACATTCCTTTTCGAGACAGGACAGAGAAGGTATGGACTGTAGGGCTTTGTCCTCAGGGCAGAAAGGCCCAGGCTGAGCCACCAGAAGATGATGAGGGTGGCCCGAGCTTAACTGACTGAGTTAGCAGGCAAATGGAGGCTGTTTACAGGTCTTGAAAACCTTTAGTAACTGAACTGCAAACTGAAGAGGCTGACCACAGCACTGAGAAGGAACAGCTGGGTTAccccttggaaaagtcatttagtaTTCCTGATGCCGCCTTTGGAAGATGGCACTACTTCTTGGCCTTTGATTTCTCCTGTGTAGTTTGCTCGCCTCCCTCTGACCCTGATAACCCTCATCCCCACCTACCCCCGGCCCACCCCAGAAGCCCAATCAGTATATGAACCTGGACTTGTCTTATTGATAATTATCAGGGTTCTACTTTTCTATCCAAATGCCAGAGGTATATGTGATGGGTCTTCCATCAAGCAAGTGGTATAAATCTTATGGGAATAAAGCCtagattttaaaatgaagcatgtatatttatttagcacttcatGATTGAGAATCACTgtataataaaactttttttttaaactttatatcattttattttatttaatattttagttttcaacactgatttccatgaggttttgagttacaaattttctccccattcctaccctccccccactccaagatggcatatattctgattgcctcattccctagtcagccctcccttcccatcccatttccccttactttcttgtagggcaggatagatttctatgccccattccctatatatcttgtttcccagctgcaaaacaccttttttttttgagcatctgcttttaaaaattttgagttccaaattctctcccctcttcccacccaccctccctaggaaatcaagcaattcaacataggtcacacatgtatcattatgtaaaacacttccacaatgcatgatcatgttgtgaaaggctaactatgattccctccatcctatcctgtccacctttatttagttttctcccttgaccttgtcccttttcaaaggtgtttgcttttgattacctcctctccctatctaccctcccttctatcatcccccctcttttatccccttccccctattttcctatgggataagatacccaattgagtgtgtgttattccctcctcaagtccaatctgatgagagcaagattcactcattccctctcacctgccccctcttcccttctaacagaactgttttttcttgccacttttatgcaagataatttaccccattctatttctccctttctccctctctcaatatattcctttctcatcccttaattttattttattttttagatatcatcccttcatattcaactcaccctgtaccctctatctatatatgtgtatattcccttcaactaccctaatactgagaaaggtgtgtgtgtaatatacacatcatctttccatgtaggaatgtaaaaaaaaagttcaactttagtaagtccctttcttgtttaccttttcatgcttctcttgattcttgtatttgaaagtcaaattttctattcagctctcgtctttttactgagaaagcttgaaagtcctctattttattgaaaatccatattttgccttggagcattatactcaattttgctgggtaagtgattcttgtttttaatcctagctcctttgaccttcggaatattatattccaagccctttgatcccttaatgtagaagctgcaagatcttgtgttatcctgattgtgtttccacaatattcaaattgtttctttctgtattttctccttgacctggaaactcatttctcttcccagtttttcctctacttctcttacttgcttttccaaatcctgtttgagctcttccatggcctgagcccaattcgtatttttcttggaggcttttgatgtaggctctttgactttgttgacttcttctggctgtatgttttgatcttctttgtcaccaaaaaaggaatctagagtttgaatttgagtctgagttcattttcactgcctgttcatgttcccagccaactacttgacccttgaggtttttgtcagggtatgactgcttgtagagtagagagtactttgttccaagctttagggtccaagcactgctgttttcagggctacttctactccaccacaGGGTCACAgaagtgctccttctcccccaagaactgccaaccaggaccacaatccagatccaagcagggcacaacaagagaaactgcctttgtgcccacaaagcgccccttgcactcctgctctgatccgctgcaaGATTCCAAGGACTTGGGAAGCAGTCGACGCTGGAGCTTTGGAAGCAACCtcaggagcttcttgctgctgccaccaccaccgctgTACCACCTCCGCCACTCCcggggctggtggccagaccattctgaactcaatcctgcagtttcccactaacctgctctttggtgtttgtgggttgtgaagtctggtaactgccacagctcagtgattcatagCCCTAAGGCCTTTTCCCAGccggctgactccaggtctcgtctgtcctggcgtggcccacgccAGGCTGCACTCTGCTTCCAGCACcgtatgatagacccttcccagtgaccatccaggctctcccaggctggagacctgtttccctctgctattttgtgggttctgcagctctcgaatttgttcagagccatttttttacagatgtttggaggaatttgggggagagcttaagtaagtccctgctttcctgccaccatcttggctctgccccctataataaaacttttaataattcatattcataatatgctttaaggtttactaagTGCTATACATATCTGGGTacatgcaagctccttgagggtggggagtgTTGTTATAGTATCCCTAACGCAGCAAGTGATTTGCACAGATAAGATGCTTgacactattttaaaaatttgaacgATAGCCCTATATTATTGTCCCCCTTTTGTATATGAGGTAAACTGAAGTTCggaaatgttaaatgatttatcccAGGTTCATAGCTTATCAGTCAGTATCTGAATGCACTGACTCCAACTCCATTACTCCTTCTACTACAGCATGCCACCTCTACAAACGTCCTCTTTTGTGGAAGActtaaaatctgtgattcttAAAATTGGAATAGCTCATAGAAATCACAAGTGCTTCTTTTCCTCCCTGTACAAAAAATCTGCCTATGTGTTCAATGTTAAAGAATTTCTAATCTCATGAGGCAGTCCATTTAATTGTTGGACAGCTCTTAAGTTAACAGGTAAGTACTAGTACTTCCTTAAGTTGAACTCATTAGAACTTTCACCCTCTGGTCCTGGGACTGCTTTCTGGAGCTCCATAAGATACTTGCACCCTTTCCTACAAAAcaacacttaaaaatatttgaagcacTTTAACATTTCTGCCACTTCCTCATCCCTTCTTTCCACCTAATCTTCTCATCTTAACTATCAACAAAAGTACATAAATGAACATTTatacacctgctgtgtgccaagcactgtgctaaactacTTTCAAGGTTATACATCCCTCATGTCTTTGCTGTGACTTGATCTTTCCTGGAAACCTCTTAGTCTAGAAGCATAATCCTTTTGTTACATAAAATCTTATGGACCTGAGTCTGgtaattttctctgaatttttcctaCCATCTGTTGGAAGGGTAAGACTCCTTGGGCAATGTAAGGATTTGAGGCATTCCTCAGATCTATTTCTGCTTCAGTTTGATCAGAAACAATTGGCACAAGGACTTTGCCTTGGCACCATTTCCATAAGTCTATTCTACTGAAGATAATCTTTATTAAATGGCAAATGATAAATGATACCAGGACATATGTCCTGGCATTTCTTACAAGGTGGTAGAGACTTACATTGCAGAGTCACCCCACTGGAACAATAAGTTTTGCTGTACATCCAATCAGGAAGAGTCCAGGCTGAAAGGATCATGGTATGACACTGTTGGGTAATACTAATCATAATGCACGTTCCCTGTTTGTTGTTATTCATCTttccttctagaagaggaccaatgacttcgggagagtgatgtcttgatttgcaagtgaattggatataagtgaggcagggatgtgcaaagtcatcagcctcacagTCTCCACCAGAGTCACTGGGGTCCAGTGGtaaagacataggtcaagacaaatggcaatggccctggaggcagtgggagaacttagcctttttaagctaaggtctttcccgggtctcaatttgtctgaggccaCTCCCAGTCAGTAaataaaggctaggtaagaattgaggcaaaagatgatctagtttgccttcacaaaacgATTACTCAATCACATGCCTTGCATACTAACATTGAAATCTGGCTCTCAGGTTTGTCGATAGGGGCTTTGTAGAAACtctcatagggcagctaggtggcatgcgGACGGGGgcgggcctggattcaggaagactcaacttcttgagttcaaatgtggcttcagataatggggcaagtgacttaatccttttttgcctccatttcttcatctgtaaagtgagctggagaaggaaatgacaaacaatttcagtaactttgccaagaaaatcccaaatggaatcatgaagaacaAGGAACCCTCGTGGATAACAGAAGCAGCAAAGTTGTTTCCAGGAAGTTTCCAACTCTAGAACACAGTCCCagagaaaaaagtaaatactAGAGAAACATCAGGTATAGGGTCCCTCCCTTCAAGCTAAGCATTAAGGTAAATGAAAAGTTAAGCAGTCTGAGAGTTCAGTAAGCAAAGTTTTCCTGTTTCATGGTCTGTCCTGATTTGATCAGGTGCTTCATTGCAACTATTCTTTATCAAAGCCTATggaggaagcaggaataggggcAGAAAGGGCCAAGATACTCCAGGTTTTTTATTTCATAGGGTTCAGACCAGCGATTATGGATTCTTAGGATTCTCAATTCCTGACCGTTATAGGCCATGGACAAAGATTTTTACCAAGTAATCTTACACCAAGAAACTCAACAACGACCCCTCTGTCCTGTTGTGCTAACTCTTTTTAAGCCTATTCTAAGGGCTTACTGGCTGCTAAAGTCTGAGAGTCCCGTCTTGGTGAGGAGCTCTGGCTCACATCACCTTCTGAACCCTCAGTCAGGAATAGAGAGCCGACCAGGTAAGGAGAAGGGAAAATCAACAGTGATCAACCAGCCCTGAAAACCAAAATCATGGAAATTTGACTGTTCTAACTTTGTGGACTAATTTTGAAACTGTTCCTAAACCTCAGTGTCATTTAATAATGTGATTTAACAATTCCCAGGCATACGGTGCATATTAGGTTTAGTGCAAATCATTTAGTAAAACATGTTCCTTGCCAGAGGATTTTTGATAAAGGGTATGAATAAATCTAAGTCAGGATGTAACTATTTATTCCCATTTGGAACAAGGTATAGGGTATGTCAAGAAGGAACACATAGATTCAAGAAGGGTGGACTAAGTTATCTGGCTGAGTATACAAGTTTCATATTCTGTGAATGGAGCCAGGCAATTTTTCTTAATTTGGAATATGTATGTTCCCTGAAGAATTTCTGAGGTTGTATAAGATGGTCTTTAAAAAGCCCAAAGATGAATATGGGATATAGCACCTAAAGTAAAGAAATGCACTGACTGAGCTGGTTATCTATAATAGCAGCCCAGATAGCttacaggggtagggaacctgtagccttgaggtcatatgtgaccttctaggtccttgggtgtggccttttgactgagttcaagttttatagaacaaatccttttattaaggggatttgttctgtgaagtttggatttggtcaaagggctgcacttgaggacctagagggtcacatggggcctcaaggccacaggttccccacccctgggatagAGATGGGTGTCAGAAAGACTATTTGCCTCAAGATGTCTGTGGCTATTCCTTTATAGACTCACTTTATCAGTGATAATGAGGTGGTACAGTAATAATTAAGGTAAGTGAATTTTACTATTAAGTGAAATACTTAAAGTTGGTGAAACCTATGATCTTATAACAAAAAATCTATTTGTGCAGGTACTTATCTTCAGAGGCTTCAAATTCCTCAGTCAGGCCAATACTTTTTCTGTCTTGTTGATTCTAGTAATACAATATAGCTCATCATTCTTTGCATTCCCACCATAATCGCCCAATGCAAGCTTTCATCTCATCTTACCTAGACATAACACCGCTGTAATAGCATCCCAGTTGGTTTTCTTGTGTCCATTCTGTCCCTTTTCTAATCCATACTTCATGTATCCATCCTTCATATACTACTCAATCACATTACTCTACTTAAAATTCCTTGATGGCTCTCTATTGTCTACTGGATAAAGTATAAACTACTGATGTTGGCAATCAAGGTACTAAATGATCTGACTGCAACTTACCTCTCTGCCATTTTTTATCCCCCCCTTGCCTCAGTGACCCACACTTCATCCTCTATACCTAGTAAGGGCCTTGAGTAAGAGTGAACCTTACTAGGTAAGGTTGACTTACTAAGACTAGAGTCATCTGTGTTTTATCTATCCTTGTATTTGTAGCATCTAGCAGTAGGCTTtgaacatagtgggtgcttaacgAATGATCTGGGCTCTTATCCCATGTGTGGGAGACTTTTATAGCCTTCTGACTAGGCTTCCCCTCTATAGTCtattcctttgttctcaaaaattgCTTTCATTCTGTAATGTATCTTCTCAAGAGCCTACAGTGACCCCCAGAATCCcaagtatatacatgtgtgtatgtaaacgCAACTTAGactagcattcaaagccctccatcaATTGTCCCCACTAAACCCCTTCAACTTTTCTCCCATTATTCCTAAAATAAAGGCCTCCTTTTTGCTATCCTCTCAATTTGCTAATTTCTGCTTTTGTACCTTTTCTCATATCATTCTTCTACTTAGAACAGGCTCTGCCCTTCTGATAACCCAAGTTCATCACTGGCTTCAAGACTgatcttctccaagaagccttctttaaattaatttcaacCCATTCTCATTAATTCTTTACCCTCAGCATTTATTCATTTAGTATATATTAAATCATTTTGAactcattctgttttataattattcttaTATCTTTCAAGCATACTTCCCTTATTTATAACTAGATGATAAATTCCTTTAGAGCAaggattttctgtttgatttGCCAATAAATCTctacatagtaagtactcaataaatgttagttaAACTTTGGTAATTCCATAAAAAATACATTCTACTTAGGCAAGTGGACAATTTAAAGAGGTGAACAGCTTCACTGACTTCATCCTAGTCTTCCAATTTATTTTAGCCAATTGTTTCAACTTCTTTCAAGGCTGTTTTTGAGTTGCTAACAGAAagtaaaattgaaatattttagtTTCATTGCCTTTCAATTCCTTAATATAGGCTCCGATGGAAGTGCCAATTGCTGGGAAATGTCCAGAGGCaggtagaagaagaaaaagattgaatcaattaatatttattaggcactgtgctaagctctagggttacaaaaagaggcaaaagatagccctgccctcaaggagcttacctatCTAATAAAGGAAatttgcaaacaaatatatgcaaactaTATACACTggctaaataggaaataattaacagaaggaagggacTGGAATAaagagggattagggaaggcttcctgtagaaagggGGATactgttgtttagttatttcagtcagttatatccaattcttcatgaccctatttggggctttcttagcaaagattctggagtggtttaaccatttccagatgaagaactaaggcaaacagggttaaagtgacttgcccagggtcacacagatagtaagtatctgaggccagacttgaactcacaaagctcagtcttcctgactccaggctcggcactctctccactgcaccatgtagaaggtaggatgttagttgggacttaaaggaagcaagggaggtCAGTAATtggaacagaaaagagagagagttcAGGCATGGGAAGCAGTCAAAGAAAATATCTGGAGACAAGAAATGGAATATCTTGCTCACTGAACAACCAGGAGACCAGAATTGAAGAGTACTTGTTGGAGAGTAAGagaactagaaaggtaggaagaaggtaGGTTATAAAGGGCCCTGAACACCAAACAGAGCATTTCGTATTTGATGCAAGACATGATAGGAAGACACTAGAGTTTATTGGGTAAGGGGTGACATGATCTGACCCATATTTTAGGAATGGCTGAGGATGggtaggaagggggagagaattgaAGCTGGCAGACCCACCAGCTAGCTCTTACAATAGTCTAGATATGAGATGATGGGGGCCTGCAGAGAGCAGTGGCAGggtcagagaagaggaagagggatattcaggagatgttgcaaaggtgaagtcAATAGTATAGCAACAGATTGGTtatgggaggtgagagacagGAGTCAAGAATGATGCCTAAGTTGTGAGCctaagggactgggaggatggtgttgcctttgACAATAATAAGGAATTTGGGgatatggaggaagaagagagagtagCCAGTAttggggagatggcctgggagaaaattgaggggtcaagggattggaAGTCAGAGTGCAGATGAAGACTAGGGTTattaaagggaaggagggagaggtgaaaagccaatagatcATGGTTGGATAAAGAGATTTCAGAAATCTTGGAAATGAAGGTGGtgctattggttagagaaatgcatattaaaacaactctcaggtatcacctcacacctatgagattggctaaagtgacagaagaggaaaatgataaatgctggaagggatgtggaaaaatagggacattaatgcattgttggtggagttgtaagctgctccaaccattctggagagcactttggaactatgtccaaaaggctataaaactgagcatacagggcagctagggggtgcagtgggtagagcacagaccctggagacaggaagacctgagttcaaatctggcctcagacactttgtacttactagctgtgtgaccctgggcaaatcacttcaccctgattgcatcaaaagaaaacaacaaaaaaaaaaaacaaaccaaaaccccgAACAACTAAACCATACCAACTTTGCATGCCCTTTGAGTTGTAGTATATGACTataatggattactattgtgctatatgaaattaTGAgggtgatggtttcagaaaaacctgggaaaacttacatgaactgatgcaaagtgaagtgagcaaaacctgaagaacatggtacacagtaacagaaatattgtaacaataatcaactgtgaaagacttagttattcAGATCAAGACAaagatccatgacaattccaaaggacccatgatgaaaaatgctatccacctccagagaaagagagagctgatgaactgtaagtgcagattgaagcatattttttcactttctttttgtttcttgcttttttttttgcaatatagctagtatagaaatatgttttgcataatatCGCATGTATAATCGAtatattgccttctcaatgcatggggaagaggtgggaagaaaaaagagaatttggaactcaaaattttaaaaaatactaaaaacaaacaaataaatgaaagaaaaaagaaaatggaagtgggtgatggcaagatcaaaggtgTAACTATCTTTGTGTGTGGTTATGGTGGGGTGGAGAAGTAGTTCGTGAAAGATGAGTAGGTTGGGGGAACTGAGTGGTTAGGCATTTGAGGGagaatctatatatatatatatatatagaagtcTTCTAGTATGATAGCAggtgttggggaggagagaaaaattgtaagccaGATATCAAAatattgaggaaagaaggggagtgaCCTGGTGATCTGTAAACAATAACTATCAGGATTTTGATTGGATGGTAGATATAAATGGCATGAATCTCAAAAGAAGAGAGGTTACTGGGTGATAGAGGAAGTGGGAGAACTTGGAAGTGGCAATGGAATAGGGGATGAGGAATATTCCAACTCCCCTGCTTCCACCAGTGAGctgaggagaatgagtgaaggtgcagcccatactggaaagggtggccacaGAGATTGTATCATTAGGGGGAAGCC
It encodes the following:
- the ARL16 gene encoding ADP-ribosylation factor-like protein 16, yielding MCLLLGASGVGKTLLVKRLQKLSSREGKNDLGDPPPTQPTVGTDLTDIVAQKKMSIRELGGCMGPIWSSYYGDCRCVLFMIDASDPTQLSLSCSQLLGLLSAEQLADASVLILFNKIDMPCYMTLEEMKSLIRLPDIIACATQCITTAEISARDGTGLAAVLRWLQDTHKANS